The following coding sequences lie in one Sporichthyaceae bacterium genomic window:
- a CDS encoding DUF2127 domain-containing protein: MGRGLGSRERRVCGRRGHLTYRPHEVEVAARLQASTAHGAAWRCLRCGDWAVGPPAASGPAAEAPIPPRGKALRQQTLLRVLAIERMVRAVVLVIAAYGVEHFASAQQSLRRSFEDVLPSARPLASRLGFDLDNSVIVRETTKALDAKHSTLVLVAVALLAYGLLEGVEGVGLWLAKRWGEYLTVVATAAFLPLEVWELHDHPTVTKAATFAINLAAVGYLVVAKRLFGVRGGGPAYEAELRSESLLDASPLTPEQV; this comes from the coding sequence ATGGGCCGGGGGCTGGGAAGCCGGGAACGACGGGTCTGCGGGCGGCGAGGGCACCTGACCTACCGGCCCCACGAGGTCGAGGTGGCGGCGCGACTGCAGGCGTCGACCGCGCACGGTGCGGCGTGGCGATGCCTGCGGTGCGGCGACTGGGCGGTCGGGCCGCCGGCCGCCAGTGGACCCGCGGCCGAGGCACCGATCCCGCCGCGCGGCAAGGCCCTGAGGCAGCAGACGCTGCTGCGGGTGCTCGCGATCGAGCGCATGGTCCGCGCGGTGGTACTGGTGATCGCGGCGTACGGGGTCGAGCACTTCGCCAGCGCGCAGCAGTCGTTGCGCCGGTCGTTCGAGGACGTGCTTCCCAGCGCGCGGCCGCTGGCCAGTCGGCTGGGCTTCGACCTCGACAACTCGGTCATCGTCCGCGAGACCACCAAGGCGCTGGACGCGAAGCACAGCACGCTGGTGCTGGTCGCGGTGGCCCTGCTGGCCTACGGCTTGCTGGAGGGCGTCGAGGGCGTCGGGCTGTGGTTGGCCAAGCGGTGGGGTGAGTACCTGACTGTGGTGGCGACGGCCGCGTTCCTGCCGTTGGAGGTCTGGGAGCTGCACGACCACCCGACCGTGACCAAGGCCGCGACGTTCGCGATCAACCTGGCCGCGGTCGGCTACCTGGTGGTGGCCAAACGCCTGTTCGGGGTGCGCGGCGGAGGCCCGGCCTACGAGGCCGAGCTACGCTCCGAGAGCCTGCTTGACGCGTCGCCACTGACCCCTGAACAGGTGTGA